CCAGGCCGAAGGTGGCGAAGGAGATGCCGGTGGCCACCACCCGCCACGCGCGATCCAAGGGCTCAAACATCGCGTCGCCACCGCCAGACTCGGGGGCCGACGGAGTGGTCGAAGCGCGCCGCGTCGCCCACGAGGAAGCGCAGCACCGCGAGGTCGTCCTCCAGCGGCGCTCCCGCCTCCGCGTCCCCTTCCGCCCCGTGGCAGGTGAGGGTGATGCCGGGCGCGTCCCCCGCGTCCCGCACGCGGCAGGCCCACGCGTGGGGCACCATGGGGTGCTCGGTGAAGGGCTCGAAGGGCGGGGGCAGGGGCTCGTCGTAGACGACCACCTGGACCTCCGGCGCGCCGTCCGCGAGCAGGCCACAGGCCTCCACGAAGGCCGCCTCCACCGTCTCCGCGCCCGCCGCCACCGCGCTGTACGCCGTGGTGTCCCCCCGGGCGATGGAGAACAGCGCCCCCATCGCGTTGTGCACCGACACGCTGAACGACGTGGGCGACAGCGGCTCGCCGCGCGCGAGTGTCTCCAGGAGTTCCACGGATCGACCGATTTCTCCGTAGCGGGACGCGAACACCCCCGGACAGGGGGGCAGGTCCCGCTGGCAGGTATACGCGGCCTGCAGGGCGATCCGGCCGAGTCGGTCCACGCGCCGGCGCATCATCGCCGGCAGCTCCGTCAGGGGCGGGGTGCCCTCGGACGGCAGCGGATGGGGTTGGGTCAGCCAGGACGTCCAGGCGTCATGCCCGACGAGTCCAGGTGCCCACGCGGCCCAGTGGTGGACGGAAAAGACCATTGGATGGTGGGAGGAAGGGGACGCTGCCGGTCGCATCCTCTACCAAAGCATCATAAACGAGACAATTGCCTACCCGGCGAGGCCCCGAGAGGGCCGATGTAGAACGGCGACGCCCATTATTCCTTGACGTGCGGGGATTGACCCACCGGCCGGTGGAGCTGCCCCCATCCCGCCCGCATGGAGGGCGAGCGGGCATCCTGGCGGGGCGGTCGTGGAGCGCGGGGCGCGCTACCCGTCAGAGGGCCTGGACCGGCGTCCGTGGGAATCGGCCCGGCGACCGCCGGTCGATGGGGGGCTCCTCGCTTGTGTCGCCCCCGGTGACCTCCCACCTCTAGGGCGTAGTGCTTCCGAAACCACCCAGGAGGTTCGTGATGGCGCAGATGGAATCGCAGCGGTTCTCGCTCCAGCCCTTCGTCCCGGCGATGGGGGATCAGCTCACCGAGGAGATGCGGGCCTGCATCTCCCAATGCATGTCCTGTTCGGCCATCTGCACCCAGGCGATGACGTACTGCCTGCGCAAGGGGGGCCGGTTCGCGGGCATGGAGCTCATCCGCATGCTGGAGGACTGCTCACGCATGTGCGCGACGAGCGCGGGCTTCCTGCTGCGCGGCTCGCCCCTGCACGTGCGCACCTGCGGCGTCTGCGCGGAGGTCTGCGAGCGGTGCGCCGTCGAGTGCGAGCGCATGGGGGATGACCCGGCGATGAAGGCCTGCGCCGACGCGTGTCGGCGCTGCGCCGAGTCCTGCCGGAGGATGAGCGCGAGCGCCTGAGTCGCGCCCCCGCGCGCCCGTCACTTGGAGGCGGGCGCGCTCCAATCCCAGCCCACCACGGCCCACTCGTCGGTGGCGTCGCGGTAGGTGTGCAGCACCTGGAACCCCACCCTCGCGTGGGCGCGCATCGAGCGCAGGTTGCGGGTGGCGATCTCCGTGACGAGCAGCGCGTAGCGCTCGCGGTACAGCTCACGGTGCACCGCGTAGAGCTGGTCGAACAGCCCCTGCCCGCGGTGCGCCTTGCCCACGCACACCTGCCCCATGACGTAGAAGGGGACGTCCTTCATGGGGCGGCCCTGGTACTCGAGCCGGTCCAGCAGGTCGAACATGGGCACGAGCACGGGCATCAGGTCCCGGCACTCGCGCGGCATCGTCAGGGCGTAGGCCACCACCTGGCCTCCGTGGCGCGCGACGACGCTGGGCCCCAGCGCGTGCATGCGCTCCAGCGCGGCCAGGTCGTGCTCCACCGTGACGAAGCCCTGGGCGCGCATCTCGTCCGCGGACAGGGCCTGCTTCAGGTTCTCCCGCTGCAGGGAGAGGATCTGCTCGAGGTCCGCGCGGTCGCGCGCGGCCCCCACTTCGTACGCAGGGCTCATGGCCCCGAGGATAGAGCGGACGGGCGGCCCGCGCCCTGGATTCGGACGCGGCCTGGCTGGCGGGCGCCCGCATGCGTCGGTGGGCTCATTGGGCCGTGGCGATGGTGCGCGCCGCCAGCCAGCGCTCGATTTGATCCAGCCTGCTGGCGTTGGCCTTGGGGAACCTCCGGAAGTGCTCCCGCGCGGTCAGCACCAGCTGCTGCGCGCGCGCCGCGGAGGCGGGGTCCGCCTCCAGGGCCCGGGCGAGGTGGAAGCGGGTCTCCGCGAGGTCCCCGTCGTCGGCGCCCACGGGCTGCCGTTCGTAGATGACCAGGGCGCGCTCCAGGGCGGGCCGCGCCCGCTTGGGCTCGTTCATGGCGAGGAGCGTCTCCGCCTGGGCCATCAAGTCGAAGGCGACCTGGGCGTGGTCGGGGCCCATGGCCTTCTCCCGCGTGGCCAGGGCGCGCTCGTGCAGCGCGAGCGCCTCCGGGAAGCGGCCCAGCCGGGCGAGCGCGCGCGCCATGCCCGTCATCGACGAGGCGACCTTGGGGGATTCGGCGCCCAGGGCCTTCTCGCGGATGCGGGCCGCGAGCGAGTAGCTCTCGAGGGACTCGCGAGCGCGGCCGACCTCCAGGAGGAACCCCGCCAGGTTGTGCCGGGTGCTGGCGGTGGAGATGTGCTCGGGGCCCATGTTGTGGGCGTAGATGTCCAGGGCCTCGCCCGCGTGCTTCAGGGCGGCCTCGAACTCCCCCAGCCGCACCTCGTGGACGGCGATGTTGTCCAGCACGGCGGCCAGGTTCGGATGCTCCGGCCCCAGGCTCTTGCGGAACACGGCCTGGGCCTCCCGCAGGTACGACACGCCGTCCTCCGGGCGACCGACGCTGCCATAGGCCTGGCCCACGCTCAGCAGGGCCGTGCCCAGGTCCGGGTCGTCGGCGGAGTAGAGCTTGCGCGTCATCTCCAGGGCGACGAGGCTCTGGGCGAGCGCCTCGTGGGGGCGCCTTCGCGTGCGGTACAGGGTGACGAGGTTGCGGGCCAGCATCGCCTCCAGCCGGGCATCGCCGCCCAGGCGCTTGAGGGCCGCCGCCGCGTAGCGGGCCGCCTCCTCGTCGGGGTCCACCTCCTTGCCCACGAAGCCCAGCGCGCGGACCATCATCGCCCAGCTCTGGGCCGCCTGACGGTCGTGCCGGCTGGCCTCCGCCGCCTGGATGGAGGCGTGCAGCGTCTTGATGGCTTCGGCGTGCTTGTAGTTGTGCTGCTGGGCCCACGCGAGCAGGTACAGGGCCTCGGATTCGTCGGGGCCGTAGCCCACCTCGTGGGCCTGGCGGGCCACCTGGGTGGCCAGTTCGAGAGCCGGCGCCACCTTCCCGCTGTTGATGAGCGCCTTCACCCGGGCGCGCTCCAGGCTCAAGGCATCCAGCTTCCGCCGCGTCGCCTCGTCCGCCGCCGGCGGCTCCGGGGCGGCGAGGGCGGAGAGGTTCGCGCAGGGGGCCAGGCTCTCCAGGCCGCGCGTCGCGCGCACCGCGTTCTCGATGACCTGGCCGTCGGCTCCCGCCAGCGTGTCCACCAGGGCGCGCAGGTCCTTGAGGCGCTGGTCCAGGCAGATGACGCGTCGTTCGAACAGCCGCTCCGTCTGCTGCCCCTGGACGCGGGCGGCGACGCAGGCCTGATGGCTCTCGTCCACCCAGGCGGAGGAATAGGCATCCAGCGTGCGCTCCACCTCGCTCCAGGTGCCCCGGGCGTAGGGCAGGGGACTGGCGGCGAAGAGGGCGCGCACCGCCTCCTTCCGGGCCGGGTCCCAGACTCCGGCGAGGGATTGCGCGGTGCCCGCGCACGGGTCTCCGGAGGTCGAGCTCTGGAGGGCCGCGCCCCCGAGGATGAGGATCAGGGCCGCGCTCGCCGCGAGCGCCACGCGGCGCGGGCGCCTGCCGGCCCTCTCGCTGAGGCGCGTGAGCAGCGCGTCCATGGAGGCGTGGCGCTCGTCGGGGTTCTCCGCGAGCCCCTGGAGGAGGGCCTTGTGGATCCACGCGGGGACGTCGGAGTCCTTGGGCGGGCGCGTCGCGGCGGCGTCGCTCGCGGGGGCCGTGGCGTCCGCGCCGGTGAAGGGGCGCCGGCCGTAGAGGGCCTCGTAGAGCGCGACGCAGTAGCTGTACTGGTCGCTGCGGGCGTCGGAGGGCACGCCCCGCTTCTGCTCGGGGGCCATGTACGCGGGGGTGCCCAGCAGGATGTCGGAGCGCGTGAGCCACTCGCTGCGCAGCGACGTCGTGGCGGGGGATTCCGTGTCGGGCTCGGGCGCGTCGTCGATGCCCTGGACGATGCGCGCCAGCCCGAAGTCGGTGATGCGCACGCGCCCGTCGCGGCCCACCAGGGCGTTGTCGGGCTTGAAGTCCCGGTGGACGAGCCCCTGGGCGTGCGCCGCCGCCAGCCCGCGGCCCGCCTGGAGGTAGAGCCCCAGCGTCTCGCGCCAGTCGCGTCGCCCGCGCCGCTTGCGGATGTGCGAGCGCAGCGTGGTGCCGTCCACCAGCTCCATGGCGAGGAACACGTGCTCGCCGAAGCGCCCCACGTCGTGGATGGTGATGACGTTGGGGTGGATGACGCGGGCGGTGGCCTGGGCCTCGCGCAGGAGGCGGGCCTGGGCCTGTTCCTGGCGCGCGGGCTTCAACGTGTCGACGCGGATGAGCTTGAGCGCGACGCGCCGGTCCAGCTCCGGGTCATACGCGGCATGCACGACGCCCATGCCGCCCGAGCCGATGCGCTCGAGCACCATGTATCGCCCCAGCACCGTGCCGCGCTCCAGCCAGGGCGTGTGGGCCCCCACCGTGGATGGAGGGAGCGCGGCGGATTTGTCCACTTGCCCCGCGGGCCTCGGCGCGGCCGCCTCGGCCACGAGGCTCCGACAGACCTCGCACGCCTCCAGGTGCTGCTTCAGCGACGAGGCCGCCTCCGGCTCCACCTCACCTCGTGCGAATGCGAAGAGCTGTCGAGCGTCGAAGCAGTCCATGTCGCGCCGGACGATAGCCGACGAGGCCGGGCCTGACGACGAGTGGCCTTCACGGCGGCGGACATCTCCTTCGCGCGTACGCGGGGGAGGCGGCGCGTCCACACGGTCCTCCGTCCCCGGGACCCGCCTCTTGCTCGACGCGGGCGCTGGACGCCTTCATCCCGGCGCGAACGAACGTGCGCTCACGTGGCGGGAGGCGCGGGTACTGCTTCCCACGTGAATGTGGGATTGCCGGTGATAGAAGGAGGCCGCATGCGTGTGCCCCCCATCCTCCAGCGGCCGACGGCGCGACTGCTCCTGCTCGTCACGCTCTCCTTCCTCTGCTGGTCGGGGTGGGTGGTCACCGTCCGCTACAAGCCCCTCTTCGGTGGGTTGAGCGGTGGCTTCTCCGACCATGCGTCGCACATGAGCGCCGCGCGGCTCTTCACCCACTGCGGCACCTGCATCTGGCGCAAGCCGGTCCACCAGCTCCTGCGCGCGCACTCGCTCGCGGAGGTCCAGGACCTGCATGTCGAGGAGTTCCAGCGTCTGTCGCGCATCCCGGGGGACATCGGCATCTATCCGATGCCGGGGGGGCCGGACGACAAGCCGCTGACGATGAGCTGGTACAACCTGCCGCGCCCCTATCCTCCCGGGGTGCTGTTGCTCGTGGCGCCCGTGGCGCTGCTGTATCAGTTCACGCCGCTGTCGTTCCAGGCGTCGAACCTGCTGCTCATCCTGTCGTTCCTGCTGTTCACCCACGTGGGCTTCTACGTGGTCCTCCGGTGGCCGCCGTGGGGCGAGGGGCGGTGGGTCTCCGTGCTGGGGCCGCTGGGCGCCTTCCTCCTCTACTTCGAGCTCATCCACTGGACGCTGGATGGCCTGTACGACGGGGCGATGCTGGCGCCGCTGGCGCTGTGCGGATGGTTCCTGCGCCGGAAGAAGGGGCTCGCGGCGCTCGTCTGCTATTGCATCGCCGCCTTCATCCACTTCCGCGCCTTCTTCTTCGCGCCGCTTCCGCTGTACGCCGTCTATCTGCTCCTGAAGGACTGGAAGCAGCAGCCCTGGGACAGTCGCCAGGGCGCCGCGCTGGCCGCGTGCATCCTGCTGGGCTCCGCGAGCCTCTACACCTTCTGGCTGACGATGCCCTGGCTCACGTCGTTCCCGCTCACCAACCCGCTGCGGCTCGAGCGCAACCACGAGTCCACCCACTGGGTGTTCCTCGTCACCCTGGTGGGCGCCGTGCTCCTCTATTCGCGAGCGTGGTTCGACGTGGTGCTGATGGGGTGGATGGCGTGGATGTGCACGCGCATCTACCAGACGCAGGGGTGGCACGCGCTGGCGCTGATGATGTGGATGGCGCTGCCGCCGTGGACGCGGCGGGAGGACCGCCAGCCCTTCGTGCGCGACGCGCGCATCCTTTTCGTCTGGGGGATGACGGTGCTCGTCTACCGGGAGGTCATCCTGCCCGGGAAGTGGATCCTCTACCTGTCCTCGTCGATGTGACGACGGCGGACAGGTCCCCGTTCAGCCGCGTCCGAGCGCCAGCCGGATGGCCTGCTCCACGGGGGCGCCGGGCTCCGTCGCGCGGTCGATGTGGAACTCGCCGTTGGACAGCAGCGGCGGCTGGGCCATGAAGCGCGGCGTCCGTCCCCGGTGCGGCTGGGCCGCGTGCGCGAGGAACGGGTGGCAGAGATAGACGGTCCCCGCGGCGCCCGTGGCCAGGGCCTCGGGGGCGCCCTCCGTCTGGGTCAGCCGGTTCGCCAGCTCCATGAACGACAGCCCCTGCTCGCCATGGGGCTCGAGGATCCTCGCGACGTCCCGGTGGGAGCCGACGCGGATCCGCGTGGGCGCGTCGTGCTCGCCCACGTCGGAGAAGAGGAACAGCATGAGCAGCGCGCGGCCTCGGGACGCGACGTTGAGGCGCCAGTCGAAGAACGACGCGGCGTCGGGCGGCCCGAAGCTGGCGTCGACGTGCCAGCCGTCGTCACCCGGCGGCTGCTCACTGGGAAAGCGGACGGGGAAGGTGCCCATGCTGCCGCACCTGAGCCAGCGCCCCGGGCCCACCAGTGCGTCGAAGGCCTCATGGAGGCGGGGGGTGTTGGCCGCCCGACGCATCGTCTCCGTGGCGTAGTTGCCCAG
This sequence is a window from Myxococcus stipitatus. Protein-coding genes within it:
- a CDS encoding beta-ketoacyl synthase chain length factor, whose translation is MVFSVHHWAAWAPGLVGHDAWTSWLTQPHPLPSEGTPPLTELPAMMRRRVDRLGRIALQAAYTCQRDLPPCPGVFASRYGEIGRSVELLETLARGEPLSPTSFSVSVHNAMGALFSIARGDTTAYSAVAAGAETVEAAFVEACGLLADGAPEVQVVVYDEPLPPPFEPFTEHPMVPHAWACRVRDAGDAPGITLTCHGAEGDAEAGAPLEDDLAVLRFLVGDAARFDHSVGPRVWRWRRDV
- a CDS encoding four-helix bundle copper-binding protein, encoding MAQMESQRFSLQPFVPAMGDQLTEEMRACISQCMSCSAICTQAMTYCLRKGGRFAGMELIRMLEDCSRMCATSAGFLLRGSPLHVRTCGVCAEVCERCAVECERMGDDPAMKACADACRRCAESCRRMSASA
- a CDS encoding GNAT family N-acetyltransferase, encoding MSPAYEVGAARDRADLEQILSLQRENLKQALSADEMRAQGFVTVEHDLAALERMHALGPSVVARHGGQVVAYALTMPRECRDLMPVLVPMFDLLDRLEYQGRPMKDVPFYVMGQVCVGKAHRGQGLFDQLYAVHRELYRERYALLVTEIATRNLRSMRAHARVGFQVLHTYRDATDEWAVVGWDWSAPASK
- a CDS encoding tetratricopeptide repeat protein translates to MEPEAASSLKQHLEACEVCRSLVAEAAAPRPAGQVDKSAALPPSTVGAHTPWLERGTVLGRYMVLERIGSGGMGVVHAAYDPELDRRVALKLIRVDTLKPARQEQAQARLLREAQATARVIHPNVITIHDVGRFGEHVFLAMELVDGTTLRSHIRKRRGRRDWRETLGLYLQAGRGLAAAHAQGLVHRDFKPDNALVGRDGRVRITDFGLARIVQGIDDAPEPDTESPATTSLRSEWLTRSDILLGTPAYMAPEQKRGVPSDARSDQYSYCVALYEALYGRRPFTGADATAPASDAAATRPPKDSDVPAWIHKALLQGLAENPDERHASMDALLTRLSERAGRRPRRVALAASAALILILGGAALQSSTSGDPCAGTAQSLAGVWDPARKEAVRALFAASPLPYARGTWSEVERTLDAYSSAWVDESHQACVAARVQGQQTERLFERRVICLDQRLKDLRALVDTLAGADGQVIENAVRATRGLESLAPCANLSALAAPEPPAADEATRRKLDALSLERARVKALINSGKVAPALELATQVARQAHEVGYGPDESEALYLLAWAQQHNYKHAEAIKTLHASIQAAEASRHDRQAAQSWAMMVRALGFVGKEVDPDEEAARYAAAALKRLGGDARLEAMLARNLVTLYRTRRRPHEALAQSLVALEMTRKLYSADDPDLGTALLSVGQAYGSVGRPEDGVSYLREAQAVFRKSLGPEHPNLAAVLDNIAVHEVRLGEFEAALKHAGEALDIYAHNMGPEHISTASTRHNLAGFLLEVGRARESLESYSLAARIREKALGAESPKVASSMTGMARALARLGRFPEALALHERALATREKAMGPDHAQVAFDLMAQAETLLAMNEPKRARPALERALVIYERQPVGADDGDLAETRFHLARALEADPASAARAQQLVLTAREHFRRFPKANASRLDQIERWLAARTIATAQ
- a CDS encoding phytanoyl-CoA dioxygenase family protein translates to MPVLSEADLQRFIQDGFIRLDDAFPRDLADEARAFLWKETGLSPDDPTTWTQPVVRLGNYATETMRRAANTPRLHEAFDALVGPGRWLRCGSMGTFPVRFPSEQPPGDDGWHVDASFGPPDAASFFDWRLNVASRGRALLMLFLFSDVGEHDAPTRIRVGSHRDVARILEPHGEQGLSFMELANRLTQTEGAPEALATGAAGTVYLCHPFLAHAAQPHRGRTPRFMAQPPLLSNGEFHIDRATEPGAPVEQAIRLALGRG